One Paenibacillus sp. FSL H7-0737 DNA segment encodes these proteins:
- a CDS encoding helix-turn-helix domain-containing protein: MNKLSEMTPYVGAIMPYVYDGSSNEHLRVGNAYAFHLFTDGPGEMEIDGIRYPIERRTLVFLRPGQPHAFHIVPSHPLSSYNIYFDLWDNRSPVSNNLSFIHAPEVLQFEKKATEAPCAELNELPCVFPLAKYPLLYDSLVMIAKSYNDALFYRNETANSYLYGWILSWYNALHQHQPSDYRIVRLLEYLNTHPERGKSIEDWAQFCGLKRTYFHELFLRETGMTPRVYHHNLVMRRAAGLLLESELSVTAIAEKLGYPSIHPFSRHFSTCYGINPTQYRLNPQSRIRM, from the coding sequence ATGAATAAACTATCTGAAATGACTCCATATGTCGGCGCAATTATGCCTTATGTGTACGACGGCAGCAGCAATGAGCATCTGAGAGTCGGTAATGCATACGCGTTCCACTTGTTTACTGATGGCCCCGGTGAGATGGAAATCGACGGAATACGTTATCCGATTGAACGAAGGACGCTTGTCTTTCTCCGTCCCGGTCAACCCCATGCTTTTCATATCGTGCCTTCTCATCCACTGTCGTCCTACAACATCTATTTTGATTTATGGGACAACCGCTCTCCAGTATCCAATAACCTTTCATTTATCCATGCCCCTGAAGTCTTACAATTTGAAAAAAAAGCCACCGAAGCACCCTGTGCCGAGCTGAACGAGTTGCCTTGCGTATTTCCACTAGCTAAATATCCCCTGCTATACGATAGTCTTGTGATGATTGCCAAGTCTTACAATGACGCGCTGTTCTATCGTAATGAGACGGCCAATAGCTATCTGTACGGCTGGATCTTGAGCTGGTATAATGCCCTCCATCAGCATCAGCCAAGTGATTATCGTATTGTCCGCCTGCTGGAATATTTGAACACCCACCCCGAGCGTGGTAAGTCTATCGAAGATTGGGCACAGTTCTGCGGGCTCAAGCGGACATATTTCCATGAGCTGTTTCTACGGGAGACCGGAATGACGCCGCGCGTCTATCATCATAATTTAGTCATGAGGCGGGCGGCAGGACTGCTTCTGGAGAGTGAGCTTAGTGTGACTGCGATCGCTGAGAAGCTGGGTTATCCTTCCATCCATCCTTTCTCCAGACATTTCAGTACCTGCTACGGCATTAATCCAACACAATACCGCCTTAATCCGCAAAGCCGAATACGAATGTAA